In the genome of Pelagibacterium nitratireducens, one region contains:
- a CDS encoding error-prone DNA polymerase, with amino-acid sequence MIARYAELQVTSHFSFLRGASSAQELFATAAAMGIDAIGIVDRNSLAGVVRAYEAAKVTGVRLVVGCRLDLVCGTSILVYPTDRPAYSRLCRLLTLGKHRAGKGKCDLHWDDLVAYGEGLIAILVPDLADETCGMRLRRLREAFGDRAYLALTLQRRPNDQMRLYELSVLATGMRVPTVVTNDVLFHEPGRRMLQDVVTAIRHNTTIDALGLRRERHADRYLKPPEEMHRLFERYPDALARTLEITRRCTFDLSELAYQYPEERDDPELTPQETLEKLTWACAGERYPEGVPDEVVATLRHELTLIGKLNYAPYFLTVNNIVRYARSQNILCQGRGSAANSAVCFVLGITAIDPGRNDLLFERFVSEERHEPPDIDVDFEHERREMVIQWVYETYGRDRAALCSTVIRYRTKGALRDVGKALGLTEDLIKTISGQIWTWSEEGVQDAHIKDLNLKLADRRLRLTLDLARQLSGAPRHLSQHPGGFVLTHDRLDDLVPIEPASMDDRQIIEWDKDDIDTLKFMKVDVLALGMLTCMKRGLDLLATYKGATYDLSTIPAEDPRTYAMIRRADTLGTFQIESRAQMSMLPRLKPRTYYDLVVQVAIVRPGPIQGDMVHPYLRRREGLEAVEYPRPELEKVLGKTLGVPLFQEQAMRVAIECAGFTPGEADMLRKSMATFKFTGGVSKFRDKLIDGMVSNGYEKAFAEQTFKQLEGFGSYGFPESHAASFALIAYASAWLKCWHPDVFCAALLNSQPMGFYAPAQIVRDAQEHGIDVRPVCINTSRWDCTLEPSSNPDSDTFAVRLGLRMVKGLSNANAASIAAARADNDYASIDDLWRRAGVPVAALTQIAEADGYRTSFGLSRRDALWAIKGLRDVELPLFAAASRREGTTVPEVSEPPIALRAMSDGSEVVEDYRHVGLSLRTHPVSFLRPDLTKRRIVTCADAIKARDGRWLETAGIVLVRQRPGSAKGVMFITLEDETGIANLVVWKKVFEQHRRIILSAGMISVRGKIQREGEVVHLVAHHIHDLSADLASVGERDAPFAMQHGRGDEFHHGSATPDPRSHPPKGFRTRDIYIPDLHIDTIKVKTRDFR; translated from the coding sequence ATGATCGCCCGCTACGCCGAACTTCAGGTCACATCTCATTTCTCCTTTCTGCGTGGCGCGTCCTCGGCTCAGGAACTTTTTGCCACGGCGGCGGCAATGGGGATCGACGCGATCGGGATCGTTGATCGCAATTCTTTGGCCGGCGTGGTCAGAGCCTATGAAGCCGCCAAGGTAACGGGCGTGCGTCTTGTTGTGGGATGCCGCCTCGATCTGGTCTGCGGGACCTCAATACTGGTCTATCCCACCGATCGACCCGCCTATTCGCGCCTATGCCGACTGCTGACCCTTGGAAAGCATAGGGCCGGCAAGGGCAAGTGTGATCTCCATTGGGATGATCTGGTTGCCTATGGTGAAGGCCTGATCGCCATTCTCGTGCCCGATCTGGCCGATGAGACATGCGGAATGCGGCTGCGCCGCTTGCGCGAAGCTTTTGGGGATCGGGCCTATCTCGCCCTGACGCTGCAGCGCCGGCCCAATGACCAGATGCGGCTCTATGAACTCTCGGTTCTGGCGACGGGAATGAGGGTTCCCACAGTCGTTACCAATGACGTGCTGTTCCATGAGCCGGGCCGCCGCATGCTGCAAGATGTCGTGACGGCCATCCGGCACAACACCACGATCGATGCGCTTGGCCTGAGGCGGGAACGCCATGCCGACCGCTATCTCAAACCGCCCGAAGAAATGCATCGCCTGTTCGAACGCTATCCCGATGCCTTGGCCCGCACGCTCGAGATCACCAGGCGCTGCACCTTTGATCTCAGCGAACTGGCCTATCAATATCCCGAGGAACGCGACGATCCAGAGCTGACACCGCAAGAGACGCTGGAAAAGCTGACATGGGCGTGTGCCGGTGAGCGTTACCCCGAAGGGGTTCCCGATGAGGTCGTTGCTACCCTGCGGCACGAACTGACGTTGATCGGCAAGCTCAACTACGCGCCCTATTTTTTGACGGTCAACAACATCGTTCGCTACGCCCGGTCCCAGAACATCTTGTGCCAGGGTCGCGGTTCGGCAGCCAATTCGGCGGTGTGTTTTGTTTTGGGGATCACTGCGATCGACCCGGGTCGTAATGATCTGCTGTTCGAACGGTTCGTGTCCGAAGAACGCCACGAGCCCCCCGACATCGATGTCGATTTCGAGCACGAACGGCGCGAGATGGTCATCCAGTGGGTTTATGAAACCTATGGGCGGGATCGGGCGGCGCTGTGCTCGACCGTGATCCGATATCGCACCAAGGGTGCCCTGCGAGATGTGGGCAAAGCGCTGGGGCTGACCGAAGATCTGATCAAGACGATTTCGGGCCAGATCTGGACGTGGTCGGAAGAGGGGGTGCAAGATGCACACATCAAGGACCTCAACCTCAAACTTGCCGATCGCCGACTACGGCTCACGCTCGATCTGGCGCGCCAACTCTCCGGCGCGCCCCGCCACCTCTCCCAGCATCCGGGCGGGTTCGTCCTTACCCATGACAGGCTCGATGACCTCGTGCCGATCGAACCGGCATCAATGGACGATCGTCAGATCATCGAATGGGACAAGGACGACATCGATACGCTGAAGTTCATGAAGGTCGACGTGCTGGCACTGGGCATGCTGACCTGCATGAAGCGCGGCCTTGACCTTTTGGCCACCTACAAGGGCGCCACTTACGATCTCTCAACGATCCCTGCCGAAGATCCCCGAACCTATGCCATGATCCGCAGGGCAGACACGCTCGGCACCTTCCAGATCGAATCCCGGGCGCAGATGAGCATGCTGCCGCGTCTCAAGCCGCGGACCTATTACGACCTTGTCGTCCAGGTCGCCATTGTGCGGCCCGGACCAATCCAGGGCGACATGGTCCATCCCTATCTGCGGCGCAGGGAAGGGCTCGAGGCAGTGGAATATCCACGGCCCGAACTCGAAAAGGTTCTCGGAAAAACACTCGGTGTCCCGCTTTTTCAGGAGCAGGCAATGCGGGTGGCGATCGAATGCGCGGGGTTTACGCCTGGCGAAGCCGACATGCTGCGCAAATCCATGGCGACGTTCAAGTTCACCGGCGGGGTATCGAAATTCCGCGATAAACTGATCGATGGCATGGTGTCCAATGGCTACGAAAAAGCCTTCGCCGAACAGACCTTCAAACAGCTCGAAGGGTTTGGCTCATACGGATTTCCCGAGAGCCATGCGGCATCGTTCGCTCTGATCGCTTACGCAAGCGCCTGGCTCAAATGCTGGCACCCCGATGTCTTTTGTGCAGCACTACTCAACAGTCAGCCCATGGGGTTTTATGCGCCGGCCCAGATCGTGCGCGATGCCCAGGAGCACGGCATTGACGTCCGACCGGTGTGTATCAACACATCGCGCTGGGACTGCACTTTGGAGCCATCCAGCAATCCCGATAGCGACACATTTGCGGTCCGGCTCGGCCTGCGCATGGTCAAGGGGCTGTCGAACGCCAACGCGGCATCGATCGCGGCGGCCCGTGCGGACAATGATTACGCCAGCATTGATGATCTCTGGCGCCGGGCAGGGGTGCCGGTTGCCGCCCTTACCCAGATTGCCGAGGCCGATGGATACCGCACGAGCTTTGGCCTGTCTCGCCGCGATGCGTTATGGGCGATCAAGGGCTTGCGCGATGTCGAATTGCCTTTGTTCGCCGCGGCTTCAAGACGTGAGGGTACGACCGTTCCCGAGGTGAGCGAACCCCCGATCGCTTTGCGTGCCATGAGCGATGGCAGCGAGGTGGTCGAAGATTATCGCCATGTCGGCCTTTCGCTGCGCACCCATCCGGTATCTTTCCTGCGCCCGGACCTGACAAAGCGGCGCATCGTCACTTGTGCAGATGCGATAAAGGCGCGCGATGGGCGCTGGCTTGAAACCGCGGGCATCGTTCTGGTGCGCCAGCGCCCGGGCAGCGCCAAGGGCGTCATGTTCATCACCCTCGAAGACGAGACCGGTATTGCCAATCTGGTTGTGTGGAAAAAAGTGTTCGAACAGCACCGGCGTATCATCTTGTCGGCTGGCATGATCTCGGTGCGGGGCAAGATCCAGCGAGAAGGTGAAGTGGTCCATCTCGTTGCCCATCACATCCACGATCTTTCTGCTGATCTGGCCAGCGTCGGGGAGCGCGACGCGCCGTTTGCAATGCAGCACGGACGGGGCGATGAGTTTCATCATGGATCGGCAACGCCCGATCCGCGCAGTCATCCACCCAAGGGCTTTCGCACCCGAGATATCTATATTCCGGACCTGCATATTGACACCATCAAGGTGAAAACGCGCGACTTCCGGTAG
- a CDS encoding ATP-dependent nuclease — translation MAAIISSIRIENFRSIRSIDAKLSQLAIFVGRNDCGKSNILRALNLFFNDQTNPNTGFSFGEDYNFFAPVRARKAKEIVVTLEISLPTSYRATNGDVIIWTKRWREDGLWSEDYDYYGQRIKRGRRGQEVREDVVISDKSNVHSLLRKIEFEYVPAIKDADYFNDLRGRIYGIISEVAARSFHQSSTAFEQSIGEHLNELTTNITASLGFDTRLALPRDLYHIFERLDFLSGEKAISLNNRGDGIKARHIPLILRFMAEKKAALQRRGGPPISSIWAYEEPENNLEIGSAVQLADELHALSKQAIAQLILTTHSPAFYDLGQREGEVALNFVTRTSDTDGTVTKSGSEGIDESLGTLAMLAPRISEMIAQVRQQEAANSEAARLAEENCPRIFVEGESDRLVLERALQLLFPAAVDKVRFATKRDGAGHSYVIDMLLGWRSQHKHHPERPKAVGIVDGDAADAKKAFNKQPDNVKSAKCLVYPLTPSIQAARAAHFQVHATLETLYPRDVWTEAKRQDQLSRRDAMKVWPKHRLERIILGQARLEDGLNEEWAYLVTDDFKSEYKIPTAERLSRLGDAEGRAILINFEPVLREALEFLGVDTNSV, via the coding sequence ATGGCGGCGATAATCAGTTCAATACGGATAGAGAATTTTCGATCGATTAGATCGATCGACGCCAAGCTTTCACAGCTAGCTATTTTTGTAGGCAGGAATGATTGCGGAAAGTCCAACATTCTGAGGGCACTCAACCTATTCTTCAACGATCAGACCAATCCGAACACTGGTTTCTCTTTCGGAGAGGATTACAACTTCTTTGCGCCAGTCCGCGCGCGTAAGGCTAAAGAAATCGTGGTTACACTAGAGATTTCGTTACCTACGTCATACCGCGCTACTAATGGCGACGTTATTATCTGGACGAAGCGCTGGCGTGAGGACGGCCTCTGGAGTGAGGATTACGATTACTATGGACAACGAATCAAGCGAGGTCGGCGAGGACAGGAAGTTCGTGAAGACGTGGTTATATCCGACAAGTCGAATGTGCACTCATTGCTGCGGAAGATAGAGTTTGAGTATGTGCCAGCGATCAAGGACGCAGACTACTTCAACGATCTTCGCGGTCGCATTTATGGCATCATTTCAGAGGTGGCCGCTCGTTCTTTTCACCAGTCCAGCACGGCATTTGAGCAATCGATAGGCGAACACCTGAACGAGTTGACCACCAACATCACTGCTTCGCTCGGGTTCGACACAAGGCTGGCGTTGCCTCGCGACTTGTATCACATTTTTGAGCGGCTCGATTTTCTGAGCGGCGAAAAGGCGATCTCTCTCAATAATCGAGGTGATGGTATCAAAGCCCGCCATATCCCGCTGATCTTGCGCTTCATGGCTGAAAAGAAAGCCGCACTCCAGCGTCGCGGGGGACCGCCAATAAGCAGCATTTGGGCGTACGAAGAACCCGAGAACAACCTTGAGATCGGCAGCGCGGTTCAACTCGCGGACGAACTCCACGCCCTAAGCAAACAGGCAATTGCGCAGTTAATTCTAACGACGCATTCCCCAGCATTCTACGATCTTGGCCAACGTGAGGGAGAGGTGGCTCTGAATTTCGTGACGCGCACGTCAGACACTGACGGCACAGTGACCAAGTCTGGCTCGGAAGGCATTGACGAAAGTCTCGGCACACTGGCAATGCTTGCTCCTCGCATTTCCGAGATGATTGCCCAAGTTCGGCAGCAGGAGGCGGCAAACTCTGAAGCCGCGCGTTTGGCGGAAGAAAACTGTCCGCGAATTTTCGTTGAGGGTGAAAGCGACCGATTAGTGCTCGAGAGGGCGCTTCAGCTTCTCTTCCCAGCGGCGGTGGACAAAGTCCGATTTGCAACCAAGCGCGACGGAGCAGGTCATTCCTACGTTATTGATATGCTTCTCGGATGGCGTTCACAGCACAAACATCACCCAGAGCGCCCCAAGGCTGTCGGGATAGTAGACGGTGATGCGGCTGACGCAAAAAAGGCATTCAACAAGCAACCCGACAACGTGAAGTCTGCCAAGTGCCTAGTTTATCCGCTGACGCCATCAATACAGGCGGCTCGCGCCGCCCATTTTCAGGTACATGCAACACTGGAAACACTATATCCACGAGACGTTTGGACGGAAGCCAAGCGGCAAGACCAGCTTAGCCGTCGAGACGCCATGAAAGTATGGCCGAAGCATCGCTTAGAGAGGATCATTCTAGGTCAAGCTCGTCTCGAAGACGGGCTTAATGAGGAGTGGGCATACCTTGTAACTGACGACTTCAAGTCCGAATATAAAATACCGACAGCAGAACGGTTGTCTCGTTTGGGTGATGCTGAAGGCCGGGCGATACTGATCAATTTCGAACCGGTGTTGAGAGAAGCGCTTGAGTTTCTGGGTGTTGATACAAACTCCGTTTAG
- a CDS encoding DUF3883 domain-containing protein, with the protein MEANANRLASDLGGSTELGQPAAALRRKLHDQLENAVDAVTKGLGTYESLRNLSEVIGGEYGDRVVFELIQNAHDAHRGGHDGRILLRLVVRGKAEGDLYVANGGTGFDWDNVKAIRNVGVSSKTVGEGIGNKGLGFRSVETLTNDPRIYSQTRARPNEVFDGFCFRFAGPDEVLAEVSGLARADVALEVAQTLPRYLASVPILDQPVDVTAFAQEGFATVVHVPISTEVALATARKQVSGLLGAEAPLLLFLDRLSEVKVEIVEGGTVQRKILTREVKERLQPNGGGGSEYEIVEILPAGERYLVARRSVDRERLLAAVELSIPQEPQLARWRDWRGEPKVAVAVALDRLEACPGRVYNFLPMAAEMPSPIAGHVDAPFYASIDRRRANFELPLNAFLLDVLAETAVIAASELKPFSAYLGRGPVFDLAAWDPADAKRLASAWRTLDVHWSKSACIPAAGGEAWTSLAAAWLWNETGYRLFRARRLVKAGVDHLADPNLGPFRLHRLAELIRATGRSAEPSGDTLAEWAQLVAAALLQEKASSKTWGTFYEEIRRALNGVHVLRILKGKFVLKGRDGKLHAPPTAGSGDRAIYIRQDGVSRRRDRERAPLPPNSLARKLAIFDENVLLKPEVVSDFVKAGLVRRYDALELLEGLPQLFGDYPAPGRRADALQWAFNVWRAEGDKAEKALKRIDLHVETRGGWRPAIWSFFSAAWTSDGRKLATYLAEAASWSADCRRAADALLVDEPAWAPRYDAGRREWIAFLKVVGVRDGLPLIADDIAPQAGTPGNLWSGFLHNVAPQVGRDASWVKLHNTFRLKNPMTIYQRRGELWRLPGQLEHEQLPSEARERLADLILVMLKQENQDWLRWRLGRYDRWEGEWNEVRPHTPAGSFVLTAAWVQTDSSDEEFEVLNKLWATSNSIVRVPRYVRRPRERIADVIQGDQRLTKLLIGGDTGLRDWALDAEAGQRLAELAEGSRKLESRDRASFRKTYERAWSLAVEAKVELPPSLPLTVWQGAGMEVVVGNRATPPRLFVAAEAQRPEARAVIAAGLPLLELGREEDVDPALAMLNASGGFDAVRVEGGEVVVYVDGEPFVPNLGDPLLAADGLEWLSEAALLANEVLGRELERAISMAAVDDRLRRIRLKLCGTLSLRVGDADGYEPLRFYAYPDERMPTLVIADTVELDWSSLAEAAPHLASLLDRRMRSLQRLLPLLAVRSGGGHPRIRPADGAFARALDCRPELVRELLESKGADYELLLRRLPPIVACLTDEAIGRELERVLGDAVTRPRAVAELENISSHLPMSGSQLVDMVISIRDLAELRRRLGLEFGRFNHILLSFNQQPLSNEPELRRLFETWKDDLRPTIVDRIRRHFFEDYKKGHPLDRYASLRSLDFAEFPTEWILEREEVTRDEVAQLLDKWLNRTVGTDLDMALEPLAMVRSKNGKMLRIFLDEAAPIVTAWLIRNGAVDEVWGGGVQAVIKVLEQKGVLDFEPIEANGELPLLAAAGLWPRAMPASLDLGRLGLTSDDLASEKRKKEEQKEAAARQRRSFTFAGADLDTATIDFADQLVQIAEAAMEDEEWLRRSRRRFKLAEMPPGSSSSGPSGAGGGQRKRTERMSDDIKAAMGFAGEIVAARFLAAKHGVRFDDACWVSRNRELVLRDGEFGDDGLGFDFRVRTKEVEWRYEVKSSLDESFEFEFTQNEMRVAAECAADGSRRYRILYVPYVNDPTRWRVMELSNPMSEAGRVLFRTVGAGATRMRFDPTG; encoded by the coding sequence TTGGAAGCCAACGCAAATCGCCTCGCGTCGGATCTAGGCGGCTCTACCGAACTCGGCCAGCCGGCCGCAGCATTGCGTCGAAAGCTTCATGATCAACTTGAGAACGCCGTCGACGCGGTGACCAAGGGCCTGGGAACTTATGAGAGCCTCCGGAACCTCAGTGAGGTAATCGGTGGGGAGTACGGCGACCGGGTCGTCTTCGAGTTGATTCAGAACGCTCACGACGCGCACCGGGGGGGGCATGACGGGCGCATCCTCCTACGGCTCGTGGTCAGAGGCAAAGCCGAAGGGGATTTATATGTAGCTAACGGTGGCACGGGCTTCGACTGGGACAACGTGAAGGCGATCCGGAATGTTGGCGTATCGAGCAAGACGGTCGGCGAGGGGATCGGCAATAAGGGCCTCGGCTTCCGCAGCGTGGAGACACTTACGAACGACCCTCGGATCTATTCGCAGACTCGCGCTCGGCCCAACGAAGTTTTCGACGGCTTCTGCTTCCGCTTCGCCGGTCCGGACGAAGTCTTAGCGGAGGTTTCCGGTCTCGCCCGTGCTGACGTGGCTCTGGAAGTCGCCCAAACACTGCCCCGCTATCTCGCCTCCGTTCCCATCCTTGACCAGCCGGTCGATGTCACCGCCTTCGCTCAAGAAGGCTTTGCCACCGTTGTCCATGTTCCGATATCTACAGAGGTGGCGCTTGCAACCGCGCGAAAGCAGGTCTCGGGACTTCTCGGCGCCGAAGCTCCGTTGCTTCTTTTCCTCGATCGCCTCAGCGAGGTGAAAGTTGAGATTGTGGAGGGGGGCACAGTTCAGCGCAAGATATTGACTCGCGAGGTCAAGGAGCGGCTTCAGCCGAACGGGGGAGGCGGTAGCGAATATGAGATCGTTGAGATCCTGCCGGCAGGTGAGCGCTACCTTGTCGCCAGAAGGTCTGTTGATCGGGAGAGGCTGCTCGCCGCCGTAGAGCTCAGCATCCCACAGGAGCCGCAACTGGCGCGGTGGCGGGACTGGCGCGGCGAGCCAAAGGTCGCAGTCGCGGTCGCCCTCGATAGGCTGGAAGCCTGTCCTGGGCGCGTATACAACTTCCTGCCCATGGCCGCAGAGATGCCCTCCCCGATCGCCGGCCACGTAGACGCCCCGTTCTATGCCAGTATCGATCGGAGGCGTGCGAATTTCGAGTTGCCACTCAATGCGTTCTTGCTCGACGTGCTTGCCGAGACGGCAGTTATCGCGGCGTCGGAACTCAAGCCGTTTTCGGCATATCTCGGACGTGGACCTGTATTTGATCTTGCCGCGTGGGATCCAGCGGACGCAAAGCGGTTAGCGTCGGCATGGAGGACCTTGGACGTGCACTGGTCCAAGAGTGCATGCATCCCGGCGGCAGGCGGTGAGGCTTGGACTTCGCTGGCCGCCGCATGGCTATGGAACGAGACCGGTTATCGTCTTTTCCGCGCGAGGCGACTCGTCAAGGCGGGGGTGGACCACCTGGCCGATCCTAATCTGGGTCCATTCCGCCTCCATCGGCTGGCGGAACTTATTCGCGCGACGGGAAGGTCGGCCGAGCCAAGCGGAGACACTTTGGCCGAATGGGCGCAATTGGTTGCGGCTGCTCTGCTCCAGGAAAAGGCATCCTCCAAGACGTGGGGTACGTTCTATGAGGAAATCCGCCGCGCGCTCAACGGCGTGCACGTTTTGCGGATCCTCAAGGGAAAGTTCGTCTTGAAGGGCAGAGACGGCAAGCTGCATGCGCCGCCCACTGCTGGCAGCGGCGATCGTGCGATCTACATCCGCCAGGACGGAGTTTCGCGCCGGCGGGATAGGGAGCGCGCTCCGTTACCGCCCAATAGCCTCGCGCGGAAACTAGCAATTTTCGATGAGAACGTCTTGCTCAAGCCGGAAGTCGTATCTGATTTCGTCAAGGCGGGGCTGGTTCGACGGTATGACGCGCTCGAATTGCTCGAGGGTCTTCCACAACTCTTCGGCGATTACCCGGCCCCCGGTCGCCGTGCCGACGCCCTGCAGTGGGCATTCAATGTGTGGCGTGCAGAGGGAGACAAGGCCGAGAAGGCTCTGAAGCGCATCGACCTCCATGTCGAAACGCGGGGCGGTTGGCGTCCGGCAATCTGGTCCTTCTTCTCCGCTGCATGGACTTCCGACGGACGCAAACTGGCCACATACCTCGCCGAAGCAGCCTCCTGGTCGGCGGACTGCCGCCGAGCGGCCGACGCATTGCTGGTCGACGAACCCGCTTGGGCGCCGCGGTACGATGCGGGACGTCGAGAGTGGATAGCCTTCCTGAAGGTTGTAGGAGTTCGGGACGGCCTTCCCCTCATCGCCGACGATATTGCGCCGCAAGCAGGAACTCCTGGCAACCTGTGGTCCGGGTTCCTCCACAATGTCGCACCACAAGTCGGGCGCGACGCAAGTTGGGTGAAACTGCACAATACCTTTCGTCTGAAGAACCCAATGACCATTTATCAGCGAAGAGGCGAGCTTTGGCGCCTACCCGGCCAATTGGAGCACGAGCAACTGCCCTCCGAGGCTCGCGAACGCCTGGCCGACCTGATCCTTGTCATGCTGAAGCAGGAGAACCAAGACTGGCTTCGCTGGCGGCTGGGCCGGTACGATCGCTGGGAGGGCGAATGGAACGAAGTTCGGCCGCACACCCCTGCCGGCTCATTCGTGCTCACCGCTGCATGGGTGCAGACGGACAGCAGTGACGAAGAATTCGAGGTACTAAATAAGCTTTGGGCGACGAGCAACTCCATCGTCCGTGTCCCGAGGTATGTCCGGCGGCCGCGCGAGAGGATCGCCGACGTAATTCAGGGTGATCAGCGACTGACCAAATTACTAATAGGCGGCGACACCGGCCTCCGCGACTGGGCATTGGACGCGGAGGCGGGCCAGCGGCTCGCCGAGCTAGCAGAAGGCTCGCGCAAGCTTGAGTCCCGCGACCGTGCTTCGTTCCGCAAGACCTATGAAAGGGCGTGGTCGCTTGCGGTGGAGGCGAAGGTCGAACTCCCTCCGAGCTTGCCACTCACTGTCTGGCAGGGCGCCGGCATGGAAGTTGTGGTCGGTAATCGGGCGACGCCGCCCCGTCTTTTCGTCGCTGCAGAGGCGCAGCGCCCAGAGGCTCGCGCGGTGATTGCGGCAGGCCTTCCCTTACTGGAGCTTGGGAGGGAGGAAGACGTCGATCCTGCGCTCGCGATGCTTAACGCCTCTGGTGGCTTCGACGCAGTTCGAGTCGAAGGTGGCGAGGTTGTCGTTTACGTAGATGGCGAGCCGTTCGTTCCGAATCTTGGCGACCCTCTATTGGCGGCAGATGGACTGGAGTGGCTGTCGGAGGCTGCGCTGTTGGCGAACGAAGTGCTCGGCAGAGAGTTGGAGCGCGCCATCTCGATGGCCGCCGTCGACGACCGGCTCCGGCGCATTCGCCTCAAGCTTTGCGGGACTCTTTCCTTGAGGGTCGGGGATGCGGACGGTTACGAGCCGCTTCGGTTCTACGCTTATCCCGACGAACGGATGCCGACCCTGGTAATTGCCGACACGGTGGAATTGGACTGGAGTTCGTTGGCAGAGGCGGCGCCGCATCTTGCTTCCCTCCTGGATAGGCGCATGCGTTCGCTTCAGCGACTCCTGCCTCTGCTCGCCGTCCGCTCCGGTGGCGGCCATCCTCGCATCCGACCGGCGGACGGGGCCTTCGCGCGCGCACTCGACTGTAGGCCGGAACTCGTCCGCGAACTGCTAGAGTCGAAAGGTGCTGACTACGAACTGCTCCTTCGACGGCTGCCGCCGATCGTCGCCTGCTTAACCGACGAGGCGATCGGCCGAGAGCTTGAGAGAGTTCTCGGCGATGCCGTCACGCGGCCCCGTGCAGTTGCCGAACTTGAGAACATAAGCAGTCATCTGCCGATGTCTGGGAGCCAACTGGTGGATATGGTCATCAGTATACGCGACCTCGCCGAACTACGCCGCCGGTTGGGCTTGGAGTTCGGTCGATTCAATCACATCCTGCTCTCGTTCAATCAGCAGCCGTTGAGCAACGAGCCCGAACTTAGGCGTTTGTTTGAAACGTGGAAGGACGATCTGCGCCCCACTATCGTCGACCGGATCCGCCGCCACTTTTTCGAGGACTACAAGAAGGGACATCCGCTCGATAGGTACGCCTCGCTCCGCTCGCTCGACTTCGCAGAATTCCCCACCGAATGGATCCTAGAAAGGGAGGAAGTCACTCGAGACGAGGTAGCGCAACTCCTTGATAAGTGGCTCAATCGGACTGTCGGCACCGACCTCGACATGGCGTTGGAGCCACTCGCAATGGTCCGCTCTAAGAACGGGAAGATGCTCCGCATTTTTTTGGACGAAGCCGCTCCAATCGTTACCGCGTGGCTGATTAGGAATGGCGCGGTCGACGAAGTCTGGGGTGGCGGCGTCCAAGCGGTCATCAAGGTGCTCGAGCAGAAAGGCGTGCTCGATTTCGAACCGATCGAAGCCAACGGCGAACTCCCGCTCTTGGCCGCAGCGGGCCTTTGGCCCCGAGCCATGCCGGCCTCGCTTGATCTCGGCCGACTTGGGCTTACGTCCGACGATCTGGCATCAGAAAAGAGGAAGAAGGAGGAACAGAAGGAAGCGGCTGCCAGGCAGCGTCGGTCCTTCACCTTCGCTGGCGCGGATCTGGACACCGCAACTATCGATTTCGCGGATCAGCTAGTCCAGATCGCGGAGGCGGCGATGGAGGATGAGGAGTGGCTCCGCAGGTCGAGACGACGGTTCAAGCTTGCTGAGATGCCTCCTGGCTCCAGTTCGTCGGGACCATCCGGAGCGGGTGGTGGGCAGCGGAAGCGCACGGAACGCATGTCGGACGACATCAAGGCAGCCATGGGTTTCGCCGGAGAGATTGTCGCAGCTCGCTTCCTTGCCGCCAAGCATGGGGTTCGCTTCGACGACGCGTGCTGGGTATCGCGCAATAGGGAACTCGTCCTTCGGGATGGAGAATTCGGCGACGACGGCCTCGGTTTTGACTTCCGCGTCCGGACCAAGGAGGTGGAGTGGCGATACGAAGTTAAGTCGAGCCTCGACGAGTCATTCGAGTTCGAATTTACACAGAACGAGATGCGGGTCGCAGCCGAGTGCGCGGCCGACGGCTCTCGTCGCTACAGGATACTTTACGTGCCCTATGTCAACGATCCCACCCGCTGGCGAGTGATGGAACTCTCGAACCCGATGTCCGAGGCCGGACGCGTGCTTTTCCGTACGGTCGGCGCGGGCGCCACCAGGATGCGTTTCGATCCGACCGGCTGA